In Streptomyces seoulensis, the following are encoded in one genomic region:
- a CDS encoding MarR family winged helix-turn-helix transcriptional regulator has protein sequence MTASDTAATDDSGLETDLGWAIRQVSSAFRRIATSSVADLPGGPRGYLVLVALATGEPPSQLALAQQVSLDRTVMTYLLDDLEKRGLITRRPDPRDRRARQVLITEEGRAELERSRRQLSTAEARLLADLDENDAGQLRRLLTRVAQTTQRDDSLGATTDC, from the coding sequence GTGACCGCTTCAGACACCGCCGCCACCGACGACTCGGGGCTCGAGACCGACCTGGGCTGGGCCATCCGCCAGGTCTCCTCGGCGTTCCGCAGGATCGCCACCAGCTCGGTCGCCGACCTGCCCGGAGGCCCGCGCGGCTATCTGGTGCTGGTCGCGCTGGCGACGGGCGAGCCGCCGTCCCAGCTCGCCCTGGCCCAGCAGGTCAGCCTGGACCGCACGGTGATGACGTATCTGCTGGACGACCTCGAGAAGCGCGGGCTGATCACCCGTCGCCCCGACCCCCGTGACCGCCGCGCCCGGCAGGTCCTCATAACCGAGGAGGGCCGGGCGGAGCTGGAGCGCAGCCGCCGTCAGCTCTCCACCGCCGAGGCCCGCCTCCTGGCCGACCTCGACGAGAACGACGCGGGCCAGCTCCGCCGCCTCCTGACCCGCGTCGCCCAGACCACCCAGCGCGACGACTCCCTCGGCGCCACCACCGACTGCTGA
- a CDS encoding SDR family NAD(P)-dependent oxidoreductase, protein MTNDSNDLQGSTALVTGATSGIGRAVAESLAARGAKVVLHGRDHARGEALARDTGSARFIAADLTDAEEVLRLAAEAGEVDILVNSAGVYDFAPTAATDAAAFDRHIAVNTRAPFLLVGALAPAMARRGHGSIVTIGSSAARLPAPIGAAYGASKAGVEILTRYWATEYGPHGVRVNTVSPGPVRTEGVAAIFGDDTAVLDQVNARGRAGEPSEIAGIVNFLVSPASSYMNGAILYADGGERSTLPG, encoded by the coding sequence ATGACGAACGACAGCAACGACCTGCAAGGCAGCACCGCCCTGGTCACCGGCGCCACCTCCGGCATCGGCCGAGCCGTGGCGGAGAGCCTGGCCGCCCGGGGCGCGAAGGTGGTCCTGCACGGCCGGGACCATGCCCGGGGCGAAGCCCTGGCGCGGGACACAGGGTCCGCCCGCTTCATCGCGGCGGACCTCACCGACGCCGAGGAGGTCCTCCGCCTGGCGGCCGAGGCGGGCGAGGTCGACATCCTCGTCAACAGCGCGGGCGTCTACGACTTCGCGCCCACCGCGGCGACCGACGCCGCCGCCTTCGACCGGCACATCGCGGTGAACACCCGCGCCCCCTTCCTCCTGGTCGGCGCGCTCGCTCCCGCGATGGCGCGGCGCGGTCACGGCTCGATCGTCACGATCGGCTCCAGCGCCGCCCGCCTGCCCGCCCCCATCGGCGCCGCCTACGGCGCGTCCAAGGCCGGCGTCGAAATCCTCACCCGCTACTGGGCCACCGAGTACGGCCCGCACGGAGTCCGTGTCAACACGGTCTCCCCGGGACCCGTCCGCACCGAGGGGGTCGCCGCGATATTCGGCGACGACACCGCCGTCCTGGACCAGGTCAACGCCCGTGGCCGGGCGGGCGAGCCGAGCGAGATCGCCGGGATAGTCAACTTCCTGGTCTCCCCGGCGAGCAGCTACATGAACGGCGCGATCCTGTACGCGGACGGAGGGGAACGCAGCACCCTGCCGGGCTGA
- a CDS encoding LysR family transcriptional regulator, protein MATLDITCLRSLVSVASFGGVRRAAEALHLSQAGVSGHLRRLETELGFPVVTRQGRNIAFTSRGEDVLREAYRLLGEHDDALHRLLGPASGELLVVSTEHATEALLRAVARVLSRDHPDRPVRFRFHRSARVREFVHDHSADVALGIGDLGQGTRHITELPLTWVGPSDRAPDTGALVTFTAPCTVRDHILASEAAAGGAVVRECADLVSLLSAVKSTGGVTALPRLRLSEPGLTALDSLPSLPSVPLTLVTSNRLASRTRDGIIAALVSTA, encoded by the coding sequence ATGGCGACCCTCGACATCACCTGTCTGCGCAGCCTGGTCAGCGTGGCCTCCTTCGGTGGGGTCCGGAGGGCCGCCGAGGCCCTGCATCTGTCCCAGGCGGGGGTCAGCGGTCATCTGCGCCGCCTGGAGACGGAGCTGGGTTTCCCCGTGGTGACCCGGCAGGGCCGGAACATCGCCTTCACCTCCCGGGGCGAGGACGTCCTGCGGGAGGCGTACCGGCTGCTCGGTGAGCACGACGACGCGCTGCACCGGCTGCTGGGCCCCGCGAGCGGGGAGCTGCTGGTCGTCTCCACCGAGCACGCCACCGAGGCGCTGCTGCGCGCGGTCGCCCGCGTCCTCTCCCGCGACCACCCGGACCGGCCCGTCCGCTTCCGGTTCCACCGCAGTGCCCGCGTCCGCGAGTTCGTGCACGACCACTCGGCGGACGTGGCGCTGGGCATCGGCGACCTCGGCCAAGGCACCCGGCACATCACCGAGCTGCCCCTCACCTGGGTGGGCCCGTCGGACCGCGCTCCGGACACGGGCGCGCTGGTCACCTTCACCGCCCCCTGCACCGTCCGGGACCACATCCTGGCGTCCGAGGCGGCGGCGGGCGGAGCAGTGGTCCGGGAATGCGCCGATCTGGTCAGTCTCCTCTCCGCCGTCAAATCCACCGGGGGCGTCACGGCACTGCCGCGACTCCGGCTGAGCGAGCCGGGCCTGACGGCGCTCGACTCTCTTCCATCTCTCCCTTCGGTCCCCCTGACATTGGTGACGAGCAACCGTCTCGCCTCCCGGACCAGGGACGGCATCATCGCCGCGCTCGTCTCGACGGCCTGA
- a CDS encoding DMT family transporter, which yields MFQRLLPALTVLLYALGYPLGALTLGHVTPFLLILLRFLLSAVLMWTVVAVRRTPLPRGRLLAWTAAGGLLVQGVQFLGLYWGMAHGVGPGVAALVIAMNPVTTALLGRLVLGRRENSWGLVALTLGTVGVVAACLPRLLADPSVGPGLITVLIALGGLSGGSLLQERRLRAVDPFVFTAIGVTVSVLPAAALTLTTPQHLTDPLPAVALLLLLVLASAVGMVCYAACVRSRGARGASILFAVIPAVSVIAAWGVQGAPLDLTTAVGLVCGALACVAQSRSARPTPGAPERSGRGCTSRAPTAERAG from the coding sequence ATGTTCCAGCGACTTCTCCCGGCCCTGACCGTCCTGCTGTACGCCCTCGGCTATCCCCTGGGCGCGCTCACCCTCGGGCATGTCACGCCGTTCCTCCTCATCCTGCTGCGCTTCCTGCTCAGTGCCGTGCTGATGTGGACCGTCGTGGCCGTACGGCGGACCCCGCTGCCGCGTGGACGCCTGCTCGCCTGGACGGCCGCCGGCGGCCTGCTGGTGCAGGGGGTGCAGTTCCTCGGTCTCTACTGGGGCATGGCACACGGGGTGGGGCCGGGCGTCGCGGCGCTGGTGATCGCGATGAACCCCGTCACCACCGCGCTCCTCGGGCGGCTGGTGCTGGGGCGGCGCGAGAACTCCTGGGGACTCGTCGCGCTCACCCTCGGCACCGTGGGCGTGGTGGCGGCCTGCCTCCCCCGGCTGCTGGCCGATCCGTCCGTGGGACCGGGACTGATCACGGTCCTGATCGCGCTCGGCGGACTGTCCGGCGGCTCCCTCCTCCAGGAGCGGAGGCTGCGGGCGGTCGACCCCTTCGTGTTCACCGCGATCGGCGTCACCGTCTCCGTCCTCCCGGCCGCCGCGCTCACCCTCACCACCCCGCAGCACCTCACCGACCCCCTGCCCGCCGTGGCCCTGCTCCTGCTGCTCGTGCTCGCCAGCGCGGTGGGCATGGTCTGCTACGCGGCCTGCGTACGGAGCAGGGGAGCGCGCGGGGCGTCGATCCTGTTCGCCGTCATCCCGGCGGTCTCCGTGATCGCGGCGTGGGGCGTGCAGGGCGCGCCCCTCGACCTGACCACGGCTGTCGGGCTCGTCTGTGGCGCACTGGCCTGTGTCGCTCAGAGCCGGTCGGCGCGGCCCACACCCGGCGCGCCGGAGCGGAGCGGGCGGGGTTGCACCAGCCGGGCGCCCACCGCTGAACGAGCTGGCTGA
- a CDS encoding SpoIIE family protein phosphatase: protein MASDPIDDAAVLNALFGNSPQGLFVFDSQMKVMRYNPSGRGVWKLAAEDIVGHYVEEFAPGLESAELRSLMDEALASGVPLRRMLVRGKSPSDPDRTLAIEVSLFPLPDAGGGSPGLVGVVEDVTERQAGADRLAVLSRVHKTVGSTLDVRTTADELVRALVPTFADGASVDLLDDGPAFGPLTSGVPLRRTSFAPAGTVTARKEGDSRPFPYPTPHTQALNDTEARIVPVTPDAPWLAADPDMFEPLLRANVHSMIVVPLTVRDTVLGLVTLYRHRTDPFEEADLDVARQAAATTAAHLENARSYRREHMVASTLQRKLQPSTTPRLSAVETAHMYLPESAGGDWYDVIPLSGTRVALVVGDVAGHGIEAAATMGQLRIALRTLALQDLETDELLTRLDEVAAQLAEPSDDYVATCAVAVYNPVSRRCAMVRAGHPAPVIVDPKGSPIPVHVPLGPPLGAGGGRVFTPALIDLPAGTLIALYTNGLLGARAHDPAAARRVLARTLASPARPLRELSDDAVYRMAPSRGDDAVLLLARTHTLAEENVADLTLPAEPSVVSTARRLVDQQLAVWHLEGAAYTTGLIVSELVTNAIRYGTGPIKLRLIHDSGRLLTEVTDANSTSPHLRHARESDEGGRGLYIVMRLSTRWGVRHSHQDKTIWSEQGLGGEPDTQAAPEAFDMAEVEELS, encoded by the coding sequence GTGGCGAGCGATCCCATCGACGATGCCGCGGTACTGAACGCGCTGTTCGGCAACTCTCCCCAAGGGCTGTTCGTCTTCGACTCGCAGATGAAGGTCATGCGCTACAACCCCTCCGGACGAGGGGTGTGGAAGCTGGCCGCCGAGGACATCGTGGGGCACTACGTCGAGGAGTTCGCGCCCGGTCTGGAGTCGGCCGAGCTGAGGTCCCTGATGGACGAGGCGCTGGCCAGTGGTGTGCCGCTGCGGAGGATGCTGGTCCGGGGGAAGTCGCCGTCGGACCCGGACCGGACGCTCGCGATAGAGGTGTCCCTCTTCCCGCTGCCCGACGCGGGCGGTGGCTCTCCCGGCCTGGTGGGCGTGGTCGAGGACGTGACCGAGAGGCAGGCCGGCGCGGACCGGCTCGCCGTCCTCAGCAGGGTGCACAAGACCGTCGGTTCCACGCTGGACGTACGGACCACGGCCGACGAACTGGTACGGGCGCTGGTCCCCACCTTCGCCGACGGGGCGAGCGTCGACCTGCTGGACGACGGCCCCGCGTTCGGCCCCCTGACCTCCGGGGTGCCGCTGCGCCGGACCTCCTTCGCCCCGGCGGGCACCGTGACCGCGCGGAAGGAAGGCGACAGCCGGCCCTTTCCCTACCCCACGCCGCACACACAGGCGCTCAACGACACCGAGGCCCGTATCGTCCCGGTGACGCCGGACGCGCCGTGGCTGGCCGCCGACCCGGACATGTTCGAGCCGCTGCTCCGGGCGAACGTGCACTCCATGATCGTCGTACCGCTCACGGTGCGGGACACCGTGCTCGGCCTGGTCACCCTGTACCGGCACCGGACCGACCCCTTCGAGGAGGCCGACCTCGACGTGGCACGGCAGGCGGCCGCCACCACGGCCGCGCATCTGGAGAACGCCCGCAGCTACCGCCGCGAGCACATGGTCGCCTCCACCCTTCAGCGCAAGCTCCAGCCCAGCACCACCCCGCGCCTCTCGGCGGTGGAGACCGCCCACATGTATCTGCCCGAGAGCGCGGGCGGCGACTGGTACGACGTCATCCCCCTGTCCGGGACGCGCGTCGCGCTGGTCGTCGGCGATGTCGCCGGGCACGGCATCGAGGCGGCGGCGACGATGGGCCAGCTCCGGATCGCCCTGCGCACCCTCGCCCTCCAGGACCTGGAGACCGACGAGCTGCTGACCCGCCTGGACGAGGTCGCCGCCCAGCTCGCCGAACCCTCGGACGACTATGTGGCGACCTGCGCGGTCGCCGTCTACAACCCCGTCTCGCGGCGCTGCGCGATGGTGCGGGCGGGGCACCCGGCGCCGGTGATCGTCGACCCCAAGGGCTCGCCCATCCCCGTGCACGTGCCCCTCGGGCCGCCGCTGGGCGCCGGGGGCGGACGGGTCTTCACCCCGGCTCTGATCGACCTGCCCGCCGGGACCCTGATCGCCCTCTACACCAACGGCCTGCTCGGCGCCCGCGCGCACGACCCGGCCGCCGCCCGGCGCGTGCTCGCCCGCACCCTCGCCTCGCCTGCGCGGCCCCTGCGGGAACTGAGCGACGACGCCGTGTACCGCATGGCACCCTCCCGCGGCGACGACGCCGTGCTGCTGCTCGCCCGCACCCACACCCTGGCCGAGGAGAACGTCGCGGACTTGACGCTGCCCGCCGAGCCGTCCGTGGTGAGCACGGCGCGGCGGCTCGTGGACCAGCAACTGGCCGTCTGGCACCTGGAGGGGGCGGCGTACACCACCGGGCTCATCGTCAGCGAACTCGTCACCAACGCCATCCGCTACGGCACCGGGCCCATCAAACTGCGCCTCATCCACGACAGCGGCCGGCTCCTGACCGAGGTCACCGACGCCAACAGCACCAGCCCCCATCTGCGCCACGCCCGTGAGAGCGACGAGGGCGGGCGCGGCCTGTACATCGTCATGCGCCTCAGCACGCGCTGGGGCGTCCGGCACAGCCACCAGGACAAGACGATCTGGTCCGAGCAGGGGCTCGGCGGCGAACCGGACACGCAGGCCGCCCCCGAGGCGTTCGACATGGCGGAGGTGGAGGAACTCTCCTGA
- a CDS encoding uroporphyrinogen-III synthase gives MQEHGAPLPGLASALRERGAEVVEVPMYRWVPPLDPEPVRQLAEATARGEVHALLFTSAPAITSFLEHAEAAGKYETVLERLRTDVLPLCVGAVRARPLLRWAPGRCGPSEGDWERWSTCSPPRSPAATATSSRPVTAPWSSRATRSSSATAPRRKRYG, from the coding sequence GTGCAGGAGCACGGGGCGCCGCTGCCGGGACTCGCCTCGGCGCTGCGGGAGCGGGGCGCGGAGGTGGTGGAGGTCCCGATGTACCGCTGGGTGCCGCCCCTGGACCCCGAGCCGGTCCGGCAGCTGGCCGAGGCGACGGCGCGCGGCGAGGTGCACGCGCTGCTGTTCACCTCCGCGCCGGCCATCACCTCCTTCCTGGAGCACGCGGAGGCGGCGGGCAAGTACGAGACCGTCCTCGAACGGCTGCGTACGGACGTGCTCCCCCTGTGCGTCGGCGCGGTGCGCGCCCGGCCGCTGCTGAGGTGGGCGCCGGGCCGGTGTGGCCCGAGCGAGGGAGACTGGGAGCGATGGTCCACCTGCTCACCGCCACGCTCCCCGGCCGCGACCGCCACCTCGTCCCGGCCGGTGACCGCACCCTGGTCCTCCAGGGCAACGCGCTCCTCCTCGGCGACGGCGCCCCGGCGCAAGCGGTATGGCTGA
- a CDS encoding winged helix-turn-helix domain-containing protein: MLRALAERPGWVVGRPEPLRRVWPGKGADERAVEAAVTRLRAALGPYASLIRTVPERGYRLTTEPHGGTR, from the coding sequence GTGCTGCGGGCCCTCGCCGAACGCCCCGGCTGGGTGGTCGGCCGCCCCGAACCGCTGCGCCGGGTCTGGCCGGGGAAGGGCGCGGACGAGCGCGCGGTGGAGGCGGCGGTCACGCGTCTGCGAGCCGCCCTCGGCCCCTACGCGAGCCTGATCCGCACGGTCCCCGAACGCGGCTACCGCCTGACGACGGAGCCCCACGGAGGCACCCGATGA
- a CDS encoding sirohydrochlorin chelatase → MTPTLLAVAHGTRDPEGVRTVLALLDEVRRLRPGLRVEPAWLGLVAPSVPEALSSLPGPVIAVPLLLASGYHVRADIPALLAEADPGTVRVTPALGPSPLLADALAARLAEAGRPPDATPVVLAATGSSDPRARADTAESARLLSARLDAPVSVAYASGEGPTPTEAVSAWHTSGHPTVSLATHLLAPGHFAHTLTHTPAHWTSSPLGTHPSVAELVLRRYDETAARRDRQDTP, encoded by the coding sequence ATGACCCCCACCCTGCTGGCCGTCGCCCACGGCACCCGCGACCCGGAGGGCGTCCGCACGGTCCTCGCCCTGCTGGACGAGGTCCGCCGCCTGCGCCCCGGACTGCGCGTCGAGCCGGCCTGGCTGGGCCTGGTGGCACCCTCGGTGCCCGAGGCGCTGTCCTCGCTCCCCGGCCCGGTGATCGCCGTCCCCCTCCTCCTGGCCAGCGGCTACCACGTACGCGCCGACATCCCGGCCCTCCTCGCCGAGGCGGACCCCGGCACGGTACGCGTCACCCCGGCCCTCGGCCCGTCCCCCCTGCTGGCCGACGCCCTGGCAGCCCGCCTGGCCGAAGCGGGCCGCCCGCCGGACGCGACCCCGGTCGTCCTCGCCGCCACCGGCTCCTCCGACCCCCGCGCCCGAGCGGACACGGCCGAGTCGGCCCGCCTCCTCTCCGCCCGCCTCGACGCCCCCGTCTCGGTCGCCTACGCCTCCGGCGAGGGCCCGACCCCCACCGAAGCGGTCTCCGCCTGGCACACCTCCGGCCACCCCACCGTCTCCCTCGCCACCCACCTCCTGGCCCCCGGCCACTTCGCCCACACCCTGACCCACACCCCCGCCCACTGGACCTCGTCCCCTCTGGGCACGCATCCTTCGGTGGCGGAGCTGGTGCTGCGTCGGTACGACGAGACGGCGGCCCGGCGTGATCGACAAGACACCCCCTAG
- a CDS encoding alpha/beta hydrolase, with product MSDIPPPVTPYLEPAAKELTEATDPHPRIYEVPPEQGRAILADLQSDTSVPRPDVDEEWVDVDAGEWGTVRTRVIRPKGVTGPLPVLIYIHGAGWVFGDDKTHDRLFRELTVGAGAVGVFPVYDRAPEAKYPTQVEQNYAVGQWVLEHGAEHGMDTSTIAVTGESVGGCMSAVFALMNKDRGGIDLKAQCLLYPVADAGFDTPSYEQFAEGYYLTRDGMKWFWDAYSDPSQRSEKYAAPLQASLEELKGLPPTLVITDEADVLRDEGEEYANKLREAGNDVTSVRVAGMVHDFLLLDGLRDTRAANIARKIAIDFLGSALHQDD from the coding sequence ATGTCCGACATCCCGCCGCCCGTCACCCCGTATCTCGAACCCGCCGCCAAGGAGCTGACCGAGGCGACCGATCCGCATCCCCGGATCTACGAGGTCCCGCCGGAACAGGGCCGGGCCATCCTCGCGGACCTGCAGAGCGACACCAGCGTGCCCCGTCCCGATGTCGACGAGGAGTGGGTCGACGTGGACGCGGGGGAGTGGGGCACCGTCCGCACCCGCGTCATCCGCCCCAAGGGCGTCACCGGCCCGCTGCCGGTGCTGATCTACATCCACGGCGCCGGCTGGGTCTTCGGCGACGACAAGACCCACGACCGCCTCTTCCGCGAACTCACCGTCGGCGCGGGCGCGGTGGGCGTCTTCCCGGTCTACGACCGCGCGCCGGAGGCGAAGTACCCGACCCAGGTCGAGCAGAACTACGCCGTGGGCCAGTGGGTCCTCGAACACGGCGCCGAGCACGGCATGGACACCTCGACCATCGCCGTCACCGGTGAGTCCGTCGGCGGCTGCATGTCGGCGGTGTTCGCGCTGATGAACAAGGACCGGGGCGGCATCGACCTCAAGGCCCAGTGCCTGCTGTACCCGGTGGCCGACGCCGGCTTCGACACGCCGTCCTACGAGCAGTTCGCCGAGGGCTACTATCTCACCCGCGACGGCATGAAGTGGTTCTGGGACGCATACTCCGACCCGTCCCAGCGCTCCGAGAAGTACGCCGCCCCGCTCCAGGCGTCGCTGGAGGAGCTGAAGGGCCTGCCGCCCACGCTGGTCATCACCGACGAGGCGGACGTGCTGCGCGACGAGGGTGAGGAGTACGCCAACAAGCTCCGCGAGGCGGGTAACGACGTCACCTCGGTCCGGGTCGCGGGCATGGTCCACGACTTCCTGCTGCTGGACGGCCTGCGGGACACCCGGGCGGCCAACATCGCCCGGAAGATCGCCATCGACTTTCTCGGATCGGCGCTCCACCAGGACGACTGA